From the genome of Helicobacter pylori, one region includes:
- the ccoN gene encoding cytochrome-c oxidase, cbb3-type subunit I: MQENVPLSYDYSISKLFLYAMVAFGIIGMLIGIVLAFELSFPNLNYIAGEYGVFGRLRPLHTNAVIYGFTLGGIWASWYYIGQRVLKITYHQHPFLKIVGLLHFWLWIILLILGVISLFAGLTQSKEYAELMWPLDIIVVVAWVLWGVNMFGSMSVRRENTIYVSLWYYIATYVGIAVMYIFNNLSIPTYFVADMGSVWHSISMYSGSNDALIQWWWGHNAVAFVFTSGVIGTIYYFLPKESGQPIFSYKLTLFSFWSLMFVYIWAGGHHLIYSTVPDWVQTLSSVFSVVLILPSWGTAINMLLTMRGQWHQLKESPLIKFLVLASTFYMLSTLEGSIQAIKSVNALAHFTDWIIGHVHDGVLGWVGFTLIASMYHMTPRLFKREIYSGKLVDFQFWIMTLGIVLYFSSMWIAGITQGMMWRDVDQYGNLTYQFIDTVKVLIPYYNIRGVGGLMYFTGFIIFAYNIFMTITAGKKLEREPNYATPMSR, encoded by the coding sequence ATGCAAGAAAATGTGCCTTTGAGTTATGATTATTCCATTAGCAAATTGTTTCTTTATGCGATGGTTGCCTTTGGGATAATAGGCATGTTAATAGGGATTGTGCTAGCCTTTGAATTGTCTTTCCCTAACTTGAATTATATTGCAGGGGAGTATGGCGTTTTTGGCCGCTTACGCCCTTTACACACGAATGCGGTGATCTATGGTTTCACTCTTGGGGGGATTTGGGCGAGTTGGTATTATATCGGTCAAAGGGTGCTTAAAATCACTTACCACCAACACCCCTTTTTGAAAATTGTAGGGTTATTGCATTTTTGGCTCTGGATTATTCTTTTAATTCTAGGGGTTATTAGCTTGTTTGCTGGTCTTACTCAATCTAAAGAATACGCTGAATTGATGTGGCCTTTAGATATTATTGTGGTTGTGGCATGGGTGCTATGGGGGGTTAATATGTTTGGGAGCATGAGCGTTAGGAGAGAAAATACCATTTATGTGTCTTTATGGTATTATATCGCTACTTATGTGGGTATAGCGGTGATGTATATCTTCAACAACCTTTCTATCCCCACCTATTTTGTCGCTGATATGGGGAGTGTTTGGCATTCTATTTCTATGTATTCAGGCAGTAATGATGCGCTCATTCAATGGTGGTGGGGGCATAATGCGGTCGCTTTTGTCTTTACGAGTGGGGTGATTGGCACGATTTATTATTTTTTGCCTAAAGAGAGCGGTCAGCCTATCTTTTCTTACAAACTCACTTTGTTTTCTTTCTGGAGCTTGATGTTTGTTTATATTTGGGCAGGCGGGCATCATTTGATTTATTCCACCGTGCCTGATTGGGTGCAAACCCTTTCTAGCGTGTTTTCAGTGGTGTTGATCTTGCCTTCGTGGGGGACAGCCATTAACATGCTTTTAACGATGCGAGGCCAGTGGCACCAGCTCAAAGAAAGCCCTTTGATTAAATTCTTAGTTTTAGCTTCAACTTTCTACATGCTTTCCACTTTAGAAGGCTCTATTCAAGCCATCAAGAGCGTGAACGCCTTAGCCCACTTCACCGATTGGATTATAGGGCATGTGCATGACGGCGTGCTTGGGTGGGTAGGCTTCACTTTAATCGCGAGCATGTATCACATGACGCCTAGGCTTTTTAAAAGAGAGATTTATTCAGGCAAGCTTGTGGATTTCCAATTTTGGATCATGACTTTAGGGATTGTGCTTTACTTTTCGTCCATGTGGATTGCAGGGATCACGCAAGGGATGATGTGGAGGGATGTGGATCAGTATGGGAATCTCACTTACCAGTTCATTGACACGGTTAAGGTGCTGATCCCTTATTACAATATTAGAGGCGTTGGGGGTCTTATGTATTTTACCGGATTTATTATTTTTGCTTACAATATTTTTATGACAATCACAGCAGGCAAAAAATTAGAGCGTGAGCCCAATTATGCCACGCCTATGTCTAGATAG
- a CDS encoding adenine-specific DNA glycosylase: protein METLHNALLKWYEKFGRKDLPFRNLKGINAPYEVYISEVMSQQTQINTVVERFYSPFLKAFPTLKDLANAPLEEILLLWRGLGYYSRAKNLKKSAEFCVKEHNSQLPNDYQSLLKLPGIGAYTANAILCFGFREKSACVDANIKRVLLRLFGLDPNITAKDLQIKANDFLNLNESFNHNQALIDLGALICSPKPKCALCPLNPYCLGKNHPEKHTLKKKQEIIQEERYLGIVIQNNQIALEKIEQKLYFGMHHFPSLKENSECKLPFLGAIKHSHTKFKLNLNLYLAGIKDLKNPIRFYSLKDLETLPISSMTLKILNFLKQKNLFGG, encoded by the coding sequence CTGGAAACTTTACACAACGCCCTTTTAAAATGGTATGAAAAATTTGGGCGGAAGGATTTACCTTTTAGGAATTTAAAGGGCATTAACGCCCCTTATGAAGTCTATATCAGTGAAGTGATGAGCCAACAAACCCAAATCAACACGGTGGTTGAGCGTTTTTATTCCCCTTTTTTAAAAGCTTTCCCCACTTTAAAAGACTTAGCGAACGCTCCATTAGAGGAGATTTTATTGCTCTGGAGAGGGCTTGGCTATTATTCAAGGGCTAAAAATTTAAAAAAAAGCGCTGAATTTTGCGTTAAAGAGCATAACTCACAATTACCCAATGACTATCAAAGCCTGTTGAAACTCCCCGGGATTGGCGCATACACGGCTAATGCGATTTTATGTTTTGGCTTTAGAGAAAAGAGCGCATGCGTGGATGCTAATATCAAACGAGTGCTTTTAAGGCTTTTTGGTTTGGATCCTAATATCACGGCTAAAGATCTGCAAATTAAGGCGAATGATTTTCTCAATCTTAATGAAAGCTTTAATCATAACCAAGCCCTAATTGATCTAGGGGCTTTAATCTGCTCCCCTAAACCCAAATGCGCACTTTGCCCTTTAAATCCTTATTGTTTAGGTAAAAACCACCCAGAAAAACACACGCTTAAGAAAAAACAAGAAATCATTCAAGAAGAGCGTTACTTGGGCATTGTGATCCAAAATAACCAAATCGCTTTAGAAAAAATAGAGCAAAAACTCTATTTTGGGATGCACCATTTCCCTAGTCTAAAAGAAAATTCAGAATGCAAACTCCCCTTTTTAGGCGCAATCAAACACAGCCACACTAAATTCAAGCTCAATTTAAACCTCTATTTAGCTGGGATAAAAGATTTAAAAAACCCTATCCGTTTTTATAGCCTTAAAGACTTAGAAACCTTACCCATAAGCTCTATGACGCTTAAAATCTTGAATTTTTTAAAACAAAAAAATTTATTTGGGGGTTAA
- a CDS encoding DASS family sodium-coupled anion symporter, which yields MVKPILSILAPFFIATLLYFLGTPDGLNPNAWLYFCIFIGMIIGLVLEPVPSGLIALSALVLCVALKIGASDKIASANKAISWGLSGYANKTVWLVFVAFILGLGYEKSLLGKRIALLLIRFLGQTPLGLGYAIGLSELCLAPFIPSNSARSGGILYPIVSSIPPLMGSTPNNNPDKIGAYLMWVALASTCITSSMFLTALAPNPLAMEIATKMGVNEISWFSWFLAFLPCGVVLILLVPLLAYKTCTPTLKGSKEVSLWAKKELEGMGKFSLKEILMLSLTLLALLGWIFGKPLGLHASATALIVMVLMAFCKIVSYEDILKNKSAFNIFLLLGSLLTMAGGLKNVGFLHFIGNAAKDFLEHANLDPLIAVLFIIALFYLSHYFFASITAHVSALFALFVGIGSNIQGVNLQELSLFLMFSLGIMGILTPYGTGPSTIYYGSGYIQSKDFWKWGFIFGFLYLIVFLSVCVPWVKFIAYRWL from the coding sequence ATGGTTAAACCAATTCTCTCAATCCTTGCCCCTTTTTTTATCGCAACGCTGTTGTATTTTTTAGGCACACCGGATGGGTTAAACCCTAACGCATGGCTTTATTTTTGTATTTTCATAGGCATGATTATAGGGCTAGTGTTAGAGCCGGTGCCATCAGGTTTGATAGCTTTAAGCGCATTAGTGTTGTGCGTGGCGTTAAAAATTGGAGCGAGCGATAAAATAGCGAGTGCTAATAAGGCTATTTCGTGGGGTTTGAGCGGGTATGCGAATAAAACGGTGTGGCTTGTGTTTGTCGCTTTTATTTTGGGTTTAGGGTATGAAAAAAGCTTGTTAGGGAAACGGATCGCTCTTTTACTCATTAGGTTTTTAGGGCAAACCCCTTTAGGTTTAGGCTATGCGATTGGTTTGAGCGAATTGTGTCTAGCCCCCTTTATCCCTAGCAACTCCGCTAGAAGTGGGGGCATACTCTATCCAATCGTTTCATCTATCCCGCCTTTAATGGGATCCACTCCAAATAATAACCCTGACAAAATCGGTGCGTATTTGATGTGGGTCGCTTTGGCTTCAACTTGCATCACTTCGTCCATGTTTTTAACCGCGCTCGCTCCTAACCCCCTAGCAATGGAAATCGCTACCAAAATGGGCGTGAATGAAATCTCATGGTTTTCGTGGTTTTTAGCGTTCTTGCCTTGTGGGGTGGTTTTGATCTTGCTTGTGCCTTTATTAGCGTATAAAACCTGCACTCCCACCTTAAAAGGCTCAAAAGAAGTGAGTTTGTGGGCTAAAAAAGAATTAGAGGGCATGGGGAAGTTTTCTTTAAAAGAAATTTTAATGCTCAGCCTCACTTTATTGGCTTTATTGGGTTGGATTTTTGGCAAACCTTTAGGCTTGCATGCGAGCGCGACGGCTTTGATTGTCATGGTTTTAATGGCGTTTTGTAAGATTGTGAGCTATGAAGACATCCTTAAAAACAAGAGTGCATTTAATATTTTTTTATTGCTTGGATCGCTACTCACGATGGCTGGCGGGCTTAAAAATGTAGGGTTTTTACATTTTATCGGCAATGCAGCTAAAGATTTTTTAGAGCATGCTAACTTGGATCCGTTAATAGCAGTATTGTTTATTATAGCCCTCTTTTATCTGTCGCATTATTTTTTCGCTAGCATCACCGCTCATGTGAGCGCGTTATTCGCGCTTTTTGTAGGGATTGGTTCGAACATTCAAGGGGTCAATCTGCAAGAATTGAGCTTGTTTTTAATGTTCTCTTTAGGAATTATGGGGATTTTAACCCCCTATGGCACAGGCCCATCCACCATTTATTACGGGAGTGGGTATATTCAAAGCAAGGATTTTTGGAAATGGGGGTTTATTTTTGGCTTTTTGTATTTAATCGTGTTTTTAAGCGTGTGCGTGCCTTGGGTCAAATTCATCGCTTATAGGTGGTTGTAA